A part of Fundulus heteroclitus isolate FHET01 chromosome 23, MU-UCD_Fhet_4.1, whole genome shotgun sequence genomic DNA contains:
- the kdm2ab gene encoding lysine-specific demethylase 2A isoform X2 has product MEDPHTRCSKRLRTAPRRQYQDDGISDDEIEGKRTFDLDEKLQCERFGSDLIKHMEGKDFTYEYIQREGLRDPIIFKITDGLGLQMPDPDFSVSDVKVFVGSRRIVDVMDVNTQKGIEMSMAQWRRYYETPPSEREKLYNVISLEFSHTKLENLVKRPASVDLIDWVDNMWPRHLKERQRDSTNAIIDMHYPKVQKYCLMSVQGCFTDFHIDFGGTSVWYHILRGAKVFWLIPPTPQNLEMYENWVLSGKQGDIFLGDKCYDCQRIELQQGNTFIIPAGWIHAVYTPEDTLVFGGNFLHSFNIPMQLNIYNIEDRTRVPAKFRYPFYYEMCWYVLERYLFCLTNVSHLTPEFQKYSLGIGLTRADVDNNESPVNGTNGVESEAEEKLKEEEEEVKEEEGHEELGDQAERPRPVLTPFELEGLWNLVGKLEELPVHKKCVPAGIRDAAALLEDMRAVLTECASDNVKLAYTGEPIVRWSKRPSWYQPPTPPAPVFCRSRMGPSLHKSKKSKKHTTISALRRRRVRCKRCSACCRKECGKCQYCHDMRKFGGPGRMKKSCMMRQCLMPALPNTARCAICGEGEFDESDPSTYSLMECTACSQIVHRQCVKEPGEGKINEDLPSCWECPKCCQDSESESSSDEESDESEGSTFMPQSKRSYQEEGGVEGPRRGKRSRLPGRQTAPPPSQKLLLQSRKRESSLEYRLKKRIKLERSKLLRKQACLDRSPRLLGSRLLSRLHSPVSRLSQGQSRPSAWASGSSRSCILGGNGSFGQQKSSHGLLLHPKGEPRRGHGRGVRLRGGGAGRGIRGGGGGGGARHPEPEDDTEDSSDSTTTNNSSSSEEDDDDDEVTGSGLNHGRGGDKGSLPQSRRGQPATAQDGRGSGPGNQNGGDKADREEEMERDIPKGDKDGSCIKVTLQKPPSAQQDSSGIVPKLEAVAPQTAASTTHNQSKPLARPPIRNREPCPDRHATRLTPPHTRSRHTDSRSSNPDRLEASKTRPARPAKLSNGASSSASSELHHLRLPLSALQEAGGETDRDSAGNGPSCEREVWVSVFRYLNRADLCVCMAVCKNWYKWCLDKRLWARIDLSIKRSVTPQALTGIIKRQPVTLDLSWTSISKRQLSWLIGRLPALCSTGCPLLRSLDLRNAYGVKDAQIRDLVIPPGCDNRSQLRNMQCLRLAGLDISDSTLRLVIRHMPHLTKLDLSHCNGLTDHSVNLLTAVGSSTRNTLTELHLGGCGKLTDACLKYLRRLSCISLLDLRGCKGVSRKACEAFISELSVNTLYCLSDEKLIQRIS; this is encoded by the exons ATGGAGGACCCTCATACGCGGTGCAGCAAACGATTG CGGACGGCTCCGCGAAGGCAGTACCAGGATGATGGCATCTCAGACGACGAGATTGAGGGGAAACGAACGTTTGACCTGGACGAGAAGTTGCAGTGTGAGAGGTTTGGCAGTGATCTGATCAAACACATGGAGGGCAAAG ATTTTACATATGAATACATCCAGAGGGAAGGGCTCAGGGACCCCATTATTTTTAAGATAACCGATGGGCTCGGTTTACA AATGCCAGACCCAGATTTTAGTGTGAGTGATGTAAAGGTGTTTGTTG GTAGTCGACGGATTGTAGATGTTATGGACGTGAACACCCAAAAGGGAATTGAGATGTCTATGGCTCAGTGGCGACGCTACTATGAGACACCGCCATCAGAAAGAGAGAAACTCTACAATGTGATCAGCCTGGAGTTCAGCCACACCAAGCTGGAAAACCTGGTCAAACGACCAGCATCA GTGGACCTCATTGATTGGGTGGACAACATGTGGCCCCGACATCTcaaggagagacagagagactcCACCAATGCCATTATCGACATGCATTATCCCAAAGTACAGAA GTACTGTCTCATGAGTGTGCAGGGCTGCTTCACCGACTTCCACATCGACTTTGGAGGAACTTCAGTCTGGTACCACATTCTGCGAGGGGCAAAg GTGTTTTGGCTGATTCCACCAACACCCCAGAACCTGGAAATGTACGAAAACTGGGTTTTATCGGGAAAGCAGGGGGACATCTTCTTGGGAGACAAGTGCTACGACTGCCAGAGGAtagagctccagcagggcaaCACCTTCATAATCCCAGCAG GGTGGATCCATGCTGTGTACACTCCAGAAGACACTTTGGTGTTCGGGGGGAATTTTCTCCACAGCTTTAACATTCCCATGCAGCTCAACATCTACAACATCGAAGACCGCACACGG GTGCCAGCGAAGTTCCGCTACCCGTTTTACTACGAGATGTGCTGGTACGTCCTGGAGAGATACCTTTTCTGCCTGACCAACGTCTCCCACCTCACGCCAGAGTTCCAGAAGTATTCCTTGGGCATTG GACTGACTCGGGCCGACGTCGACAATAACGAGTCCCCTGTGAACGGCACCAATGGAGTTGAGAGTGAGGCAGAAGAAAAGCtaaaggaggaagaagaagaagtgaaggAAGAGGAGGGCCACGAAGAGCTGGGAGACCAAGCCGAGAGACCTCGGCCTGTGCTGACTCCCTTTGAACTGGAGGGACTGTGGAACCTTGTggggaagctggaggagctgccAGTCCACAAAAAGTGTGTCCCTGCAGGGATTAGGGACGCTGCAgcgctgctggaggacatgagG GCGGTTCTAACGGAGTGTGCCAGTGACAATGTCAAACTAGCCTACACCGGAGAGCCAATCGTCAGGTGGTCTAAAAGG CCGTCATGGTACCAGCCCCCCACCCCGCCGGCGCCCGTGTTTTGCCGTTCTCGCATGGGCCCGTCTCTGCACAAATCTAAAAAGTCTAAGAAACACACTACCATTTCGGCGCTGAGGCGCAGGCGGGTAAGATGCAAGCGCTGCTCCGCCTGCTGCCGGAAGGAGTGCGGCAAGTGCCAATACTGCCACGACATGAGAAAGTTTGGCGGTCCCGGGCGGATGAAAAAGAGCTGTATGATGAGGCAGTGTCTGATG cctGCCTTGCCAAACACAGCCCGATGTGCCATATGTGGGGAAGGAGAGTTTGACGAATCGGATCCCAGCACGTACTCTTTAATGGAGTGCACTGCCTGTTCGCAGATTGTACATCGTCAGTGCGTTAAG GAGCCTGGTGAGGGGAAGATCAACGAGGACCTGCCCAGCTGCTGGGAATGTCCCAAATGCTGCCAAGACTCTGAATCAGAG TCTTCCAGTGACGAGGAGAGCGACGAGTCGGAGGGCTCCACGTTCATGCCGCAGTCGAAGCGTTCGTACCAGGAGGAGGGGGGCGTCGAAGGTCCGAGGCGGGGGAAGCGCAGCAGGCTGCCGGGCCGGCAAACGGCACCGCCTCCCTCAcaaaagctgctgctgcagagccgcaAACGAGAGAGCTCGCTGGAGTACAGGCTTAAGAAGAGG ATAAAACTGGAGAGGAGCAAACTTTTAAGA AAACAGGCGTGTCTGGATCGCTCCCCGCGGCTCCTGGGATCCAGGCTGCTGTCTCGCCTCCACTCTCCAGTCAGCAGACTGTCTCAGGGCCAGAGCCGGCCTTCGGCTTGGGCAAGTGGCTCGTCCCGCAGCTGCATTCTGGGAGGCAACGGCTCGTTCGGCCAGCAGAAGTCCTCCCACGGCCTGCTGCTTCATCCCAAAGGCGAGCCACGCAGGGGTCACGGCAGAGGCGTGCGGCTGCGGGGCGGAGGAGCCGGACGAGGcatcagaggaggaggaggaggaggaggagcgaggCATCCCGAGCCGGAGGACGACACAGAGGACAGCAGCGACAGCACCACcaccaacaacagcagcagcagcgaggaagacgacgacgacgacgaggTGACGGGAAGTGGGCTGAACCACGGGAGGGGCGGGGATAAAGGGAGCCTGCCGCAGTCGAGGCGGGGGCAGCCGGCCACGGCGCAGGACGGGCGCGGAAGTGGACCGGGAAACCAAAACGGCGGAGACAAGGcggacagagaggaggagatGGAGCGTGACATTCCAAAAGGGGACAAAGATGGCTCCTGTATCAAAGTGACACTTCAAAAGCCACCCAGTGCGCAGCAGGACTCCTCGGGTATTGTCCCTAAATTAGAGGCCGTTGCTCCTCAAACTGCCGCCTCCACGACACACAACCAGAGCAAACCCCTCGCCAGACCCCCCATCAGAAACCGAGAGCCTTGTCCCGATCGGCACGCGACCAGGCTCACACCTCCACATACCCGGAGCAGACACACGGACTCTCGGTCTTCCAACCCAGACAGGCTGGAGGCTTCAAAAACAAGACCGGCCAGACCGGCTAAACTGAGCAACGGGGCTTCCTCCTCCGCCTCATCGGAGCTTCACCATCTCAGGCTCCCTCTCTCTGCCCTGCAGGAGGCGGGGGGAGAAACGGACCGAGACAGTGCGGGGAACGGTCCGAGCTGCGAGAGGGAGGTTTGGGTCTCCGTCTTTCGCTACTTAAACCGAGCAGATCTCTGCGTCTGCATGGCCGTCTGCAAGAACTGGTACAAATG GTGTTTAGATAAAAGGCTTTGGGCCCGGATTGACTTGAGCATCAAGCGCAGTGTGACCCCTCAGGCGCTCACCGGCATCATAAAGAGACAGCCCGTCACCCTGGACCTCTCCTGGACAAGCATCTCCAAAAGACAGCTCAGCTGGCTTATTGGCCGCCTGCCCG CTCTCTGCTCCACCGGGTGTCCCCTCCTCCGCTCCTTGGACCTGCGAAATGCATACGGCGTCAAAGATGCGCAGATCAGGGATTTAGTCATACCTCCAG GTTGCGACAACCGCAGCCAGCTGAGGAACATGCAGTGCTTGCGGCTTGCTGGCCTGGACATCAGCGACTCCACCCTGCGGCTGGTGATCCGCCACATGCCCCATCTGACGAAGCTGGACCTCTCCCACTGCAACGGCCTCACCGACCACTCCGTCAACCTGCTGACCGCCGTCGGCTCGTCCACGCGAAACACTCTGACGGAGCTCCACCTGGGAG GCTGCGGCAAACTGACCGACGCGTGTTTGAAATATCTCCGCCGCTTGTCGTGCATCTCTCTGCTGGACCTGCGGGGCTGCAAGGGCGTCTCCAGAAAGGCGTGCGAGGCCTTCATCTCCGAGCTGTCGGTCAACACGCTCTACTGCCTATCGGACGAGAAACTGATCCAGCGGATATCCTAG
- the kdm2ab gene encoding lysine-specific demethylase 2A isoform X1 — MEDPHTRCSKRLRTAPRRQYQDDGISDDEIEGKRTFDLDEKLQCERFGSDLIKHMEGKDFTYEYIQREGLRDPIIFKITDGLGLQMPDPDFSVSDVKVFVGSRRIVDVMDVNTQKGIEMSMAQWRRYYETPPSEREKLYNVISLEFSHTKLENLVKRPASVDLIDWVDNMWPRHLKERQRDSTNAIIDMHYPKVQKYCLMSVQGCFTDFHIDFGGTSVWYHILRGAKVFWLIPPTPQNLEMYENWVLSGKQGDIFLGDKCYDCQRIELQQGNTFIIPAGWIHAVYTPEDTLVFGGNFLHSFNIPMQLNIYNIEDRTRVPAKFRYPFYYEMCWYVLERYLFCLTNVSHLTPEFQKYSLGIGLTRADVDNNESPVNGTNGVESEAEEKLKEEEEEVKEEEGHEELGDQAERPRPVLTPFELEGLWNLVGKLEELPVHKKCVPAGIRDAAALLEDMRAVLTECASDNVKLAYTGEPIVRWSKRPSWYQPPTPPAPVFCRSRMGPSLHKSKKSKKHTTISALRRRRVRCKRCSACCRKECGKCQYCHDMRKFGGPGRMKKSCMMRQCLMPALPNTARCAICGEGEFDESDPSTYSLMECTACSQIVHRQCVKEPGEGKINEDLPSCWECPKCCQDSESESSSDEESDESEGSTFMPQSKRSYQEEGGVEGPRRGKRSRLPGRQTAPPPSQKLLLQSRKRESSLEYRLKKRIKLERSKLLRKQACLDRSPRLLGSRLLSRLHSPVSRLSQGQSRPSAWASGSSRSCILGGNGSFGQQKSSHGLLLHPKGEPRRGHGRGVRLRGGGAGRGIRGGGGGGGARHPEPEDDTEDSSDSTTTNNSSSSEEDDDDDEVTGSGLNHGRGGDKGSLPQSRRGQPATAQDGRGSGPGNQNGGDKADREEEMERDIPKGDKDGSCIKVTLQKPPSAQQDSSGIVPKLEAVAPQTAASTTHNQSKPLARPPIRNREPCPDRHATRLTPPHTRSRHTDSRSSNPDRLEASKTRPARPAKLSNGASSSASSELHHLRLPLSALQEAGGETDRDSAGNGPSCEREVWVSVFRYLNRADLCVCMAVCKNWYKWCLDKRLWARIDLSIKRSVTPQALTGIIKRQPVTLDLSWTSISKRQLSWLIGRLPGLKDLMLSGCSWSSISALCSTGCPLLRSLDLRNAYGVKDAQIRDLVIPPGCDNRSQLRNMQCLRLAGLDISDSTLRLVIRHMPHLTKLDLSHCNGLTDHSVNLLTAVGSSTRNTLTELHLGGCGKLTDACLKYLRRLSCISLLDLRGCKGVSRKACEAFISELSVNTLYCLSDEKLIQRIS; from the exons ATGGAGGACCCTCATACGCGGTGCAGCAAACGATTG CGGACGGCTCCGCGAAGGCAGTACCAGGATGATGGCATCTCAGACGACGAGATTGAGGGGAAACGAACGTTTGACCTGGACGAGAAGTTGCAGTGTGAGAGGTTTGGCAGTGATCTGATCAAACACATGGAGGGCAAAG ATTTTACATATGAATACATCCAGAGGGAAGGGCTCAGGGACCCCATTATTTTTAAGATAACCGATGGGCTCGGTTTACA AATGCCAGACCCAGATTTTAGTGTGAGTGATGTAAAGGTGTTTGTTG GTAGTCGACGGATTGTAGATGTTATGGACGTGAACACCCAAAAGGGAATTGAGATGTCTATGGCTCAGTGGCGACGCTACTATGAGACACCGCCATCAGAAAGAGAGAAACTCTACAATGTGATCAGCCTGGAGTTCAGCCACACCAAGCTGGAAAACCTGGTCAAACGACCAGCATCA GTGGACCTCATTGATTGGGTGGACAACATGTGGCCCCGACATCTcaaggagagacagagagactcCACCAATGCCATTATCGACATGCATTATCCCAAAGTACAGAA GTACTGTCTCATGAGTGTGCAGGGCTGCTTCACCGACTTCCACATCGACTTTGGAGGAACTTCAGTCTGGTACCACATTCTGCGAGGGGCAAAg GTGTTTTGGCTGATTCCACCAACACCCCAGAACCTGGAAATGTACGAAAACTGGGTTTTATCGGGAAAGCAGGGGGACATCTTCTTGGGAGACAAGTGCTACGACTGCCAGAGGAtagagctccagcagggcaaCACCTTCATAATCCCAGCAG GGTGGATCCATGCTGTGTACACTCCAGAAGACACTTTGGTGTTCGGGGGGAATTTTCTCCACAGCTTTAACATTCCCATGCAGCTCAACATCTACAACATCGAAGACCGCACACGG GTGCCAGCGAAGTTCCGCTACCCGTTTTACTACGAGATGTGCTGGTACGTCCTGGAGAGATACCTTTTCTGCCTGACCAACGTCTCCCACCTCACGCCAGAGTTCCAGAAGTATTCCTTGGGCATTG GACTGACTCGGGCCGACGTCGACAATAACGAGTCCCCTGTGAACGGCACCAATGGAGTTGAGAGTGAGGCAGAAGAAAAGCtaaaggaggaagaagaagaagtgaaggAAGAGGAGGGCCACGAAGAGCTGGGAGACCAAGCCGAGAGACCTCGGCCTGTGCTGACTCCCTTTGAACTGGAGGGACTGTGGAACCTTGTggggaagctggaggagctgccAGTCCACAAAAAGTGTGTCCCTGCAGGGATTAGGGACGCTGCAgcgctgctggaggacatgagG GCGGTTCTAACGGAGTGTGCCAGTGACAATGTCAAACTAGCCTACACCGGAGAGCCAATCGTCAGGTGGTCTAAAAGG CCGTCATGGTACCAGCCCCCCACCCCGCCGGCGCCCGTGTTTTGCCGTTCTCGCATGGGCCCGTCTCTGCACAAATCTAAAAAGTCTAAGAAACACACTACCATTTCGGCGCTGAGGCGCAGGCGGGTAAGATGCAAGCGCTGCTCCGCCTGCTGCCGGAAGGAGTGCGGCAAGTGCCAATACTGCCACGACATGAGAAAGTTTGGCGGTCCCGGGCGGATGAAAAAGAGCTGTATGATGAGGCAGTGTCTGATG cctGCCTTGCCAAACACAGCCCGATGTGCCATATGTGGGGAAGGAGAGTTTGACGAATCGGATCCCAGCACGTACTCTTTAATGGAGTGCACTGCCTGTTCGCAGATTGTACATCGTCAGTGCGTTAAG GAGCCTGGTGAGGGGAAGATCAACGAGGACCTGCCCAGCTGCTGGGAATGTCCCAAATGCTGCCAAGACTCTGAATCAGAG TCTTCCAGTGACGAGGAGAGCGACGAGTCGGAGGGCTCCACGTTCATGCCGCAGTCGAAGCGTTCGTACCAGGAGGAGGGGGGCGTCGAAGGTCCGAGGCGGGGGAAGCGCAGCAGGCTGCCGGGCCGGCAAACGGCACCGCCTCCCTCAcaaaagctgctgctgcagagccgcaAACGAGAGAGCTCGCTGGAGTACAGGCTTAAGAAGAGG ATAAAACTGGAGAGGAGCAAACTTTTAAGA AAACAGGCGTGTCTGGATCGCTCCCCGCGGCTCCTGGGATCCAGGCTGCTGTCTCGCCTCCACTCTCCAGTCAGCAGACTGTCTCAGGGCCAGAGCCGGCCTTCGGCTTGGGCAAGTGGCTCGTCCCGCAGCTGCATTCTGGGAGGCAACGGCTCGTTCGGCCAGCAGAAGTCCTCCCACGGCCTGCTGCTTCATCCCAAAGGCGAGCCACGCAGGGGTCACGGCAGAGGCGTGCGGCTGCGGGGCGGAGGAGCCGGACGAGGcatcagaggaggaggaggaggaggaggagcgaggCATCCCGAGCCGGAGGACGACACAGAGGACAGCAGCGACAGCACCACcaccaacaacagcagcagcagcgaggaagacgacgacgacgacgaggTGACGGGAAGTGGGCTGAACCACGGGAGGGGCGGGGATAAAGGGAGCCTGCCGCAGTCGAGGCGGGGGCAGCCGGCCACGGCGCAGGACGGGCGCGGAAGTGGACCGGGAAACCAAAACGGCGGAGACAAGGcggacagagaggaggagatGGAGCGTGACATTCCAAAAGGGGACAAAGATGGCTCCTGTATCAAAGTGACACTTCAAAAGCCACCCAGTGCGCAGCAGGACTCCTCGGGTATTGTCCCTAAATTAGAGGCCGTTGCTCCTCAAACTGCCGCCTCCACGACACACAACCAGAGCAAACCCCTCGCCAGACCCCCCATCAGAAACCGAGAGCCTTGTCCCGATCGGCACGCGACCAGGCTCACACCTCCACATACCCGGAGCAGACACACGGACTCTCGGTCTTCCAACCCAGACAGGCTGGAGGCTTCAAAAACAAGACCGGCCAGACCGGCTAAACTGAGCAACGGGGCTTCCTCCTCCGCCTCATCGGAGCTTCACCATCTCAGGCTCCCTCTCTCTGCCCTGCAGGAGGCGGGGGGAGAAACGGACCGAGACAGTGCGGGGAACGGTCCGAGCTGCGAGAGGGAGGTTTGGGTCTCCGTCTTTCGCTACTTAAACCGAGCAGATCTCTGCGTCTGCATGGCCGTCTGCAAGAACTGGTACAAATG GTGTTTAGATAAAAGGCTTTGGGCCCGGATTGACTTGAGCATCAAGCGCAGTGTGACCCCTCAGGCGCTCACCGGCATCATAAAGAGACAGCCCGTCACCCTGGACCTCTCCTGGACAAGCATCTCCAAAAGACAGCTCAGCTGGCTTATTGGCCGCCTGCCCG GACTAAAGGATTTGATGCTGTCCGGTTGTTCCTGGTCATCTATTTCAGCTCTCTGCTCCACCGGGTGTCCCCTCCTCCGCTCCTTGGACCTGCGAAATGCATACGGCGTCAAAGATGCGCAGATCAGGGATTTAGTCATACCTCCAG GTTGCGACAACCGCAGCCAGCTGAGGAACATGCAGTGCTTGCGGCTTGCTGGCCTGGACATCAGCGACTCCACCCTGCGGCTGGTGATCCGCCACATGCCCCATCTGACGAAGCTGGACCTCTCCCACTGCAACGGCCTCACCGACCACTCCGTCAACCTGCTGACCGCCGTCGGCTCGTCCACGCGAAACACTCTGACGGAGCTCCACCTGGGAG GCTGCGGCAAACTGACCGACGCGTGTTTGAAATATCTCCGCCGCTTGTCGTGCATCTCTCTGCTGGACCTGCGGGGCTGCAAGGGCGTCTCCAGAAAGGCGTGCGAGGCCTTCATCTCCGAGCTGTCGGTCAACACGCTCTACTGCCTATCGGACGAGAAACTGATCCAGCGGATATCCTAG